GAAAGGTTGCGCGAGTTGCATAGGGCATTGATCGAGATCGTCAGCGTCATGAACCGGCCCCAGCGCGATGAGCAGATGGTCCGCGAGGCCGGTATTTCGCTCGATCGCGCCCTGTTTCCGCTGCTGGTCACGGTGGAACGGCTTGGTCCGATCGGGGTGGTCGAACTTGCCGATCGCGCCGGGCGTGACTACACCACCGTCAGCCGCCAGGTCGCCAAGCTTGAAAGTCTTGATCTGGTGGAGCGCCGCGGCAGTACTGCGGATCGGCGCGTGCGCGAGGCGGTCATTAGCCCGAAGGGCAAGGCGATGACCGATCGCATCGACGCCGCGCGCGAGCGCATGGGCCGCGCCATCTTCGAGCGCTGGGACGAGCACGACTTCAATGAACTGGTGCGGCTGATGCGGAAGTTCGCCCGTGATATTAGTGGCGATATCGGCAATGGCGCCGAGGAGCCGCAGACAGAAGGCGGCTGACCGGCGGACGACCCGAGAGGCAATGTCAAAGCACTTTGGCGGCCGTGACTTCGACTTCCACGAGGAAT
This Rhizobium sp. NZLR1 DNA region includes the following protein-coding sequences:
- a CDS encoding MarR family winged helix-turn-helix transcriptional regulator, with the translated sequence MASTKNVQNTHMSERLRELHRALIEIVSVMNRPQRDEQMVREAGISLDRALFPLLVTVERLGPIGVVELADRAGRDYTTVSRQVAKLESLDLVERRGSTADRRVREAVISPKGKAMTDRIDAARERMGRAIFERWDEHDFNELVRLMRKFARDISGDIGNGAEEPQTEGG